The following are encoded together in the Daucus carota subsp. sativus chromosome 5, DH1 v3.0, whole genome shotgun sequence genome:
- the LOC108223063 gene encoding magnesium transporter MRS2-1 — protein MEDLKERLLAPGSLSNLRDGSFRPSASGRQAFQGVDVLGLMKRGQGVRSWIRVDTSGDSQVIEVDKFTMMRRCDLPARDLRLLDPLFVYPSTILGREKAIVVNLEQIRCIITADEVLLLNSLDSYVLQYVVELQRKLTTSGVGEVWQLEGNEFNGRRGNRSFNNIYENTSPDYLPFEFRALEVALEAACTFLDTQAGELEIEAYPLLDELISKISTLTLEKARRLKSRLLALTRRVQKVRDEIEQLMDDDGDMAEMYLTDKKRRMESSPFYGDQSLAGFGCNDTALSVSAPITPVSSPPDSRRLEKTLSTGRSRHGSMRSTESTTDRIEELEMLLEAYFVVIDSTLNKLTSLKEYIDDTEDFINIQLDNVRNQLIQFELLLTTATFVVAIFGVVAGIFGMNFPIAFFDVPGAFKWVLIITGITGAVIFSTFLWYFRYRRLMPL, from the exons ATGGAGGATCTCAAAGAACGCCTACTTGCACCTGGTTCTCTTTCAAATCTCAGAGATGGATCTTTTAGGCCTTCTGCTTCTGGTCGTCAGGCTTTCCAAGGTGTAGATGTTTTAGGCCTAATGAAACGGGGCCAAGGTGTTCGATCATGGATTCGTGTTGATACATCTGGTGACTCTCAAGTTATCGAAGTTGATAAATTTACCATGATGCGTAGATGTGATCTCCCAGCTCGTGATCTACGCTTGCTTGATCCTTTATTTGTTTATCCTTCGACGATTCTTGGTAGAGAGAAGGCCATTGTTGTAAACTTGGAGCAGATTCGATGTATTATTACAGCTGACGAGGTTTTGCTTCTGAATTCTCTTGATAGTTACGTATTGCAGTATGTGGTGGAGCTACAACGAAAACTGACAACTAGTGGCGTAGGTGAAGTTTGGCAGCTTGAAGGCAATGAGTTTAATGGAAGGAGAGGAAATAGGagctttaataatatttatgagaACACATCGCCTGACTACTTGCCGTTTGAGTTCAGGGCTCTTGAAGTTGCTCTAGAGGCTGCTTGCACATTTCTGGATACCCAG GCTGGCGAATTGGAGATTGAAGCTTATCCATTGTTAGATGAACTTATATCGAAGATCAGTACCTTAACCTTAGAAAAAGCTCGCCGACTTAAAAGCAGGCTTCTGGCCTTGACTCGGAGAGTTCAGAAG GTCAGAGATGAGATAGAGCAGTTGATGGATGATGATGGAGATATGGCAGAGATGTATCTTACGGACAAGAAAAGGCGAATGGAGTCATCGCCATTCTACGGGGATCAATCTTTGGCGGGATTCGGATGCAATGATACTGCATTATCAGTTTCTGCTCCAATTACTCCTGTTTCTTCACCTCCTGATAGCCGAAGGCTTGAGAAAACATTAAGCACCGGAAGGAGCAGGCATGGAAGCATGAGGAGTACAGAGAGTACAACAGACCGGATAGAAGAGCTGGAGATGTTGTTGGAGGCATATTTTGTTGTCATTGATAGTACCCTCAACAAGCTGACATCG CTGAAGGAGTACATTGATGACACAGAAGACTTTATTAACATTCAGCTG GATAACGTTCGGAACCAGCTTATACAATTCGAGCTGCTACTTACTACTGCGACTTTTGTTGTTGCTATCTTTGGTGTGGTAGCTGGAATATTTGGCATGAACTTCCCAATAGCATTTTTCGATGTTCCTGGCGCTTTCAAGTGGGTCCTGATTATTACTGGAATCACAGGGGCTGTCATATTTTCTACTTTCTTGTGGTATTTCAGATACAGAAGACTGATGCCACTTTAG
- the LOC108223356 gene encoding probable protein phosphatase 2C 60, translated as MGVYLSTPKTEKTSADGEDDRLRFGVSSMQGWRSTMEDDHAAYLSLDDSTSFFGVYDGHGGKAVSKFCAKYLHQQVLKQEAYSAGDLGTSLRKAFLRMDEMMCGQRGWRELAILGDKVDQFNGMIEGLIWSKSGEDTGHPDDWASEEGSHSDFSGPSCGSTACVAIIRNKQLVVANAGDSRCVISRNGQAYNLSKDHKPDLEIEKERIYKAGGYIQCGRVNGTLNLSRAIGDMELKRDKSRLAEEQILSANPDIRTVDLDDDDDFLVIACDGIWDCMSSQQLVDFVREQLESENKLSAVIEKVFDRCIAPSAGGEGCDNMTMILVQFKKPPSSSASTKDHQPLSSDQQSEVAEEISGFDQSTSTPSK; from the exons ATGGGGGTATATCTTAGCACCCCAAAGACTGAGAAGACCTCTGCTGATGGGGAGGATGACAGGCTTAGGTTTGGTGTGTCATCCATGCAAGGCTGGCGGTCAACCATGGAAGATGAT CATGCAGCATATCTTAGTTTAGATGATTCCACATCTTTCTTTGGAGTTTATGACGGCCATGGAG GTAAAGCAGTTTCTAAGTTCTGTGCTAAGTATCTTCACCAGCAGGTGCTCAAGCAAGAAGCCTATTCGGCTGGAGATTTAGGAACTTCTCTACGGAAAGCTTTTCTGAG AATGGATGAAATGATGTGTGGACAAAGAGGTTGGAGAGAGTTAGCAATATTGGGTGATAAAGTAGACCAATTTAATGGTATGATTGAAGGATTAATATGGTCCAAGAGCGGGGAAGATACGGGCCACCCTGATGATTGGGCTTCTGAAGAG GGATCTCACTCTGACTTTAGCGGGCCAAGTTGTGGCAGCACAGCCTGTGTAGCAATCATTCGTAACAAACAACTTGTGGTTGCAAATGCTGGTGATTCCCGCTGTGTAATATCTCGAAATGGTCAG GCATATAATTTGTCCAAAGACCACAAGCCCGATCTTGAAATCGAGAAAGAAAGGATATATAAAGCTGGTGGCTATATCCAGTGTGGACGGGTCAATGGAACATTAAACTTATCAAGAGCTATCG GAGACATGGAGTTGAAAAGGGATAAATCTCGGCTTGCTGAAGAGCAAATCCTTAGTGCTAATCCAGATATAAGAACA GTTGAccttgatgatgatgatgacttcCTTGTTATTGCATGTGATGGGATATG GGATTGCATGTCAAGTCAACAACTAGTGGactttgttcgcgaacagctggAATCT GAAAATAAGCTCTCCGCAGTAATCGAGAAGGTGTTTGATAGGTGCATTGCACCGTCTGCTGGTGGAGAAGGATGTGACAACATGACAATGATCTTGGTGCAGTTTAAAAAACCTCCTAGTTCTTCTGCTTCAACCAAGGACCATCAACCTTTGTCATCTGATCAACAATCTGAAGTTGCGGAAGAGATATCGGGATTTGATCAAAGTACCAGCACACCCTCGAAATAA
- the LOC108223066 gene encoding chaperone protein dnaJ 8, chloroplastic yields the protein MAAVGGLLGGSGSCSSRSNSFQRDLARKKKNNRFKVNSMYSPVSSDPYKTLNVHPGASESEVKKAFRRLALQYHPDVCRGNNCGVQFHQINEAYEALMNRLREEEEAAENNERRMYGGDEDDEQMRGMYDPDWDMWEEWMGWEGAGIRDYSSHINPYI from the exons ATGGCAGCTGTTGGGGGATTATTAGGCGGCAGTGGCTCGTGCTCATCGAGATCGAATTCGTTTCAGAGAGATTTAGCgagaaaaaagaagaataatCGATTCAAGGTTAATTCCATGTATAGCCCCGTTTCTTCTGATCCTTACAAAACTCTCAACGTTCATCCCGGTGCCTCCGAATCCGAAGTCAAAAAAGCCTTCCGACGCCTCGCACTGCAG TATCATCCGGATGTGTGTAGGGGGAACAACTGTGGGGTCCAGTTTCATCAAATAAACGAAGCGTACGAGGCTTTGATGAATAGGTTACGAGAAGAAGAGGAGGCCGCGGAGAATAACGAGAGGAGAATGTACGGTGGCGATGAGGACGATGAGCAGATGAGAGGAATGTACGATCCAGATTGGGACATGTGGGAGGAGTGGATGGGCTGGGAAGGCGCTGGGATTCGTGATTATTCGTCGCATATTAATCCTTACATTTGA